GAGCAGGGAGGAGGCCGAGGAGGCGACCTCGCTCTACATGAGAGCTCTCGCTGCCATCCAGAGCGAGAACCTGGACACCAACATCTCTGTCAAGCCCACACATCTAGGTCTCAGGGTCGACAAGGGATTCTGTCTCGGGAACATCGACAGCCTCGTGGTCAAAGCCAAGGAGATCGGCAACTTCGTCAGGATCGACATGGAGGACCACACGACGACGACGGACACGCTGGACATCTACAGACGGCTTCGCGAGAGCCGCGGTAACCTCGGCGTGGCCATCCAGTCCTATCTGAAGAGATCGGAGAGCGATGTTCGCGCCGTAGCGTCCCAGGACGCGAACTTCCGCCTGTGCAAGGGTATCTACGTGGAGCCACTGGAGATCGCATATCACAAGATGAGCGAGATAAACGAGAACTTCATGACGCTGTTGGAGATCATGCTCGAGGCGGGTGCCTACGTCGGGATCGCGACGCACGACGATGAGCTGATAGCCGCGTCCGAGAGGCTGATCGAAAGGCTGGATCTCGCGTCCAAGGACTACGAGTTCCAGATGCTGCTCGGGGTGAAGGAACGGACCCGCCGGGAGA
The nucleotide sequence above comes from Candidatus Thermoplasmatota archaeon. Encoded proteins:
- a CDS encoding proline dehydrogenase family protein; protein product: MSFFDDAIVALLPMIPKAITKRVAGRYVAGASLADAVSTVKLVTGQGTCATVDVLGENAESREEAEEATSLYMRALAAIQSENLDTNISVKPTHLGLRVDKGFCLGNIDSLVVKAKEIGNFVRIDMEDHTTTTDTLDIYRRLRESRGNLGVAIQSYLKRSESDVRAVASQDANFRLCKGIYVEPLEIAYHKMSEINENFMTLLEIMLEAGAYVGIATHDDELIAASERLIERLDLASKDYEFQMLLGVKERTRREIVSRGHKMRVYVPFGEDWYPYSMRRLKENPKMARNTIRELLKWDRFP